CGCAAGCCAGCCCGGCAGCCGGACAGGGACGCGGCCGGATACAGCGGCCTCCACGCAATCGGCAAGATTGCCGAAGCGGACGGCGCGGTTGCTGAGGCCGGGGCCGTAATGGGCGTATTTGCCGGAATTGGTGATGAGCGTGCGGGTGCGGGTCGGAAATACCGGTTCGCTGATCGAGCACCAGCAGAGATCGGGCACGACGCGCACGCCACCTTTTTCGAGCGCTTCGAGCGTGCCGTCAGCACGCGCGCCGGCGATGACCTGGTGCCCCGCAGTGACGATGACCGCGACGTCCGCGTGGCGATGACGCCCGGCAAGTGCGGCGGCCAGTGCCCGGCATTCGGTCAGCGAGGCATGGGGACTGCCGATGGCGACGAGTTCCACCTGCTCCGGTCCTGCGTTCAACCGCTTCCAGGCGCCGGCCATGTCCGCACGGGTGATGGTCTTTCGTTCAGCGCCGTCGATTGCTGCACCTTCGGCTTCAGGCGTTACGCCCTCGATATGCAGCATCGGCGCTGCCGACGTGGTTCCGAAGGCAGCGCAGAGCGCCTTGAGATCATCTGCCGTGGGACAGGCGGAAGCGAGACCGCGCAAGAGCGGGATACGGTCCGGAGCGGCGTGACCAGCGAGATAGCCGACCAGCGGCCAGAAGGCATCATCGACATGATTGGGCAGTTCGACATCGATGATCGACTGTGCCCTGCGGTTTTCCGTCAGATAGACCCCCGATAGCGGTGCGCGCCCGGTGAGCGCAATACACAAGTCGAGAAAATCGGGATGTTTTGGCGTGCGGGCGCCAAGCACCGTATTGGCAAAAATCACCGCATTGGATTCCGCCCAGGCAATTGCTTCACCCGCCTGCGGCGCGCTGGCCAGAAGATAGGGAGAACAGGTGAAGGTCGGCCGGCAGCCCATGCGGACATAGGCATCGGCGAGCTTCGCGGCCGGATCGCCAAATGCGCTTGGCACGCCTTGTGTCCGCCAGTTGGCGTGGTCGACCGAGATTGCATTCATGGTGGTGGGCACGCAAACCTTGGCGCCCATATCGGCCATTCTTTCGGCAAAAACCAGATTGGCGGGGCTGGCATAGATACAGCCGTCGATATGTCCCTGCGTCACATCCACCAGACGGTTTGCGCCCTGCTGCGCCGCCATGGCGCAGATGATCCGCATCGCCTGCTGGATGGCCTCCCCCTGCTCGCCGTCAAGCATCGCCCGATCAGTGCTGTTGAGATCGAGCGTCGCGAGCCGTGGCGGCATGATGGGAAGCGTCACACCACCGGCCTCGATCGAGGTCGCGGTGATCCGCGCGGTTTTGGCGCGCGACAAG
The sequence above is drawn from the Pararhizobium qamdonense genome and encodes:
- the lhpI gene encoding cis-3-hydroxy-L-proline dehydratase, yielding MSDMPHASSILGGHAEGPIIASAEPLSFWGGVSPETGCIIDVHHPLHGVCLTGGILMMPSSRGSCTGSGVLLDLILTGRAPAALVFSEAEDVLTLGALIAAEMFGKPLPVLRLAPESFAALSRAKTARITATSIEAGGVTLPIMPPRLATLDLNSTDRAMLDGEQGEAIQQAMRIICAMAAQQGANRLVDVTQGHIDGCIYASPANLVFAERMADMGAKVCVPTTMNAISVDHANWRTQGVPSAFGDPAAKLADAYVRMGCRPTFTCSPYLLASAPQAGEAIAWAESNAVIFANTVLGARTPKHPDFLDLCIALTGRAPLSGVYLTENRRAQSIIDVELPNHVDDAFWPLVGYLAGHAAPDRIPLLRGLASACPTADDLKALCAAFGTTSAAPMLHIEGVTPEAEGAAIDGAERKTITRADMAGAWKRLNAGPEQVELVAIGSPHASLTECRALAAALAGRHRHADVAVIVTAGHQVIAGARADGTLEALEKGGVRVVPDLCWCSISEPVFPTRTRTLITNSGKYAHYGPGLSNRAVRFGNLADCVEAAVSGRVPVRLPGWLAS